The genomic DNA TTCGAGTTCGTGGGTCGAAACAGTGAGGGTTCTTATGCCTAGAACTTCAGCTATTTCAAGGGCTGAACGGATTTCTCCTTCGGGGAAGGCTTCCGATTCCCCAACGACAGCTAAACATTTATCACCCAGCACGTCGCTTGCGACTTTGGCCAACAAGGTACTGTCGACCCCGCCGGAAAAGCCAACCACTATCTCTCCCATTTCGGCAAGAATAGTCTTCAGGGCTTCATATCTTTCGGAGACTTGTGACTGCATTGTTATTTCCTCTTACGCCAATCTCTAATGGGGCAATTTGAGCGGGCGGGAACTCTTTCTATCTATTTAGCATAGCATAGAATAGGGGATCCTTTCAAGCAAACATATCCCGCTCTAATACTATCGTTTAACCTGCGGCAATTGACAAGGCCTCCCTCCGACGAATACAATGAAATTTACTCTAAAGGGATAAACCCCTGATTGTGAACTGGAGAAAAGTAATGTCATCTCAAGTTGAAAAAGATATTCTTATTGAGCAGTTCAAAGCCGGCCTGGAAGATATTCCGGCAGCAGTATCCGATATCTGCTTTGTCGATGGAATAAACAGTCTTTTAGTCTATCGTGGTTATGATGTAACCGAGCTAGCCGCGAAGGCTACCTTTGAAGAAGTCGCTTACTTGTTATGGTTTGGAAAACTTCCCAATAAGCGGGAATATGAGTGGTTCACAAGGCAACTTATCCAAGAGCGTGAACTCCCCGCCCATGTTTTGGCGATTGTTACAATGTTCCCAGGTAAGGCTAACCCTATGGCAGCCCTCCGGACTGCTATTTCCGCAATGAGTATGTATGATCCTGATAGCTCAGACCAATCGAGCGATGCTATCATGCGCAAGGCAATCCGTCTAACCGCTCGTATCCCCACTATGATTGGGGTGTTGGAAAGACTTAGAACCGGCCAGCAACCGCTTGCTAGTCGGCCTGATTTAGGGCATGCGGCGAACTATCTTTACATGTTGACCGGTCGTGAACCGGAAGAAATGCAAAATCGCGCAATGGACCTATCGCTCATCTTGCAAGCTGATCACGAATTGAATGCCTCGACCTTCGCAGCACGTGTAACGGTTTCGACATTGTCTGATATCTATGCCGGTGTTGTTTCCGCAATCGGTACCCTTGCAGGTCCTTTG from bacterium includes the following:
- a CDS encoding citrate/2-methylcitrate synthase, with translation MSSQVEKDILIEQFKAGLEDIPAAVSDICFVDGINSLLVYRGYDVTELAAKATFEEVAYLLWFGKLPNKREYEWFTRQLIQERELPAHVLAIVTMFPGKANPMAALRTAISAMSMYDPDSSDQSSDAIMRKAIRLTARIPTMIGVLERLRTGQQPLASRPDLGHAANYLYMLTGREPEEMQNRAMDLSLILQADHELNASTFAARVTVSTLSDIYAGVVSAIGTLAGPLHGGANEQVMRMLIEIDKLENTESYIKGLFAQKKRVMGFGHRVYKGADPRALVLKKWSQMLGEGYCNSKWWAMSEAIEEVVIKEKGIYPNVDFYNASVLYCLGIPLDMFTPVFASSRIVGWTAHIMEQFADNRLIRPRAIYNGPEGLEYAPIDERS